One Phycisphaerae bacterium genomic region harbors:
- a CDS encoding universal stress protein, with protein sequence MLKSILVGYDASESAERAVRFAIELAKQLHATIRVAAFPRRSGPPSALEMTGLLESAMERLERGLVSLRDSAGTEGVLLDVKILTGRPAEAVTREATQQNADLIVLGREGRSCIERWLSRSVAERVSSHAPCDVTIVR encoded by the coding sequence GTGCTGAAGAGCATCCTCGTGGGTTATGATGCTTCGGAATCGGCCGAGCGGGCTGTCCGGTTCGCGATTGAACTCGCCAAGCAGCTCCACGCAACGATCCGCGTCGCGGCCTTCCCCCGGCGGTCGGGGCCGCCATCGGCACTCGAAATGACCGGTCTTCTCGAGTCCGCAATGGAGCGTCTCGAGCGGGGTCTGGTCAGTCTGCGTGACTCCGCTGGAACCGAGGGGGTACTCCTCGATGTCAAGATCCTTACCGGTCGGCCGGCCGAAGCAGTCACCCGTGAGGCAACCCAACAGAACGCAGACCTGATCGTCTTGGGGCGAGAAGGCAGAAGCTGTATCGAACGCTGGCTCTCGAGATCGGTTGCCGAGCGAGTATCGAGCCATGCGCCCTGCGACGTGACCATCGTACGTTGA
- a CDS encoding response regulator: MRKAILIVEDEEDLARALQFNLEREGYGCRWAADGRQAVVDARRELPDLILLDRMLPGISGDEVLQQIKKEPLTASIPTIMLTAKSEESDALVGFALGADDYVAKPFSMRLLLARVAALFRRTEAIDLSGEVLAVGPVRLDGGRYKVYVNGKEVPLTATEFRVLRALMGVNGRVLSRAQLVEFSLGTGVAVTDRAIDVHITSLRKKLGEGGAWLQTVRGVGYTFREPVSSE; encoded by the coding sequence ATGCGCAAGGCGATTCTAATCGTTGAGGACGAGGAGGACTTGGCCAGAGCACTGCAGTTTAACCTGGAGCGAGAAGGCTATGGTTGCCGGTGGGCGGCCGACGGTCGTCAAGCGGTTGTCGATGCCCGCCGAGAACTACCGGACCTCATCCTACTCGATCGGATGCTCCCGGGCATTTCTGGAGATGAGGTCCTGCAGCAAATCAAGAAAGAACCGCTCACGGCCTCGATACCGACGATCATGTTGACCGCCAAGAGTGAAGAAAGCGATGCGCTGGTGGGTTTCGCCCTTGGGGCGGACGATTACGTGGCCAAGCCTTTCTCAATGCGGCTTCTCCTGGCGAGAGTCGCGGCCCTCTTTAGACGGACCGAGGCGATCGACCTCAGTGGAGAGGTTCTGGCGGTTGGCCCAGTCCGGCTGGATGGCGGACGCTACAAGGTGTACGTCAACGGGAAGGAAGTGCCGTTAACAGCTACCGAGTTTCGAGTCCTTCGGGCTCTCATGGGCGTTAACGGGCGCGTGTTGTCACGGGCACAATTGGTCGAGTTCAGTCTGGGCACGGGTGTGGCCGTGACTGACAGAGCTATCGACGTTCACATCACCTCGTTGCGGAAGAAGCTCGGCGAAGGAGGAGCTTGGCTGCAGACTGTTCGAGGAGTGGGCTACACCTTTCGTGAACCGGTATCATCTGAATGA
- a CDS encoding HAMP domain-containing protein codes for MGNAALMALVLAALASLIALAMDRMYVDEAAEHLRAQATTVRQWVGDRFDLTHQAELDDLAKRLAAAQPDAVRYTLILTDGTVLADSESQPVTMESHAGRPEVRDALQTGWGSDTRFSSTVAQRLMYVAVRVGEAHPVGVVRVAMPLRTITEHAQAFHRLIWRCTGVGLVAVLVLALGLARVWSMPIRRLTSTARRLSQGDLTARMPVTGRDELSALARSINQMRDHHVSHLHTIDRQRRTLESLLAQLNEGVVAAAPGGRIVLMNPAAMRLLSIPESLATEVGWLEGQIIERCITSHDLQSLLLPTAGHIPGASDRPPDLGDRRSPQEIRLQIEGPDGERHLLARGEDILLPPSDPQQELLAASPSLVPGRLVVLTDITDLTRTMQIKADFAVNASHELRTPVSAIRAAIETLLQLDPVKDVEDLRHFLSVVDRQSERMAAMVGDLLDLSRIESARSRFEPVAISIRELLGNLEARFREPIKSKGLGWETSVEEPLSTVVANSYLLGLVLSNLVDNAIKFTDSGGRIRVAFRTANETEPNSPSMVIEVADTGCGIPESEQPRVFERFYQVARARSGSMRGTGLGLSIVRHAVGAMQGTVDLQSQVGQGTRIAVTLPMRSTCQS; via the coding sequence GTGGGCAACGCCGCACTGATGGCCTTGGTGCTGGCTGCCCTTGCCTCCCTCATCGCTCTGGCCATGGATCGAATGTACGTCGATGAGGCGGCGGAGCATCTGCGAGCTCAAGCCACGACCGTTCGTCAGTGGGTTGGGGACCGGTTCGACCTAACTCATCAGGCTGAGTTGGATGATCTGGCCAAACGACTCGCGGCCGCCCAACCCGACGCCGTTCGCTATACACTGATCCTCACGGATGGGACGGTCCTGGCGGACTCGGAGTCTCAGCCGGTGACGATGGAGTCGCACGCAGGGCGACCTGAAGTTCGCGATGCACTGCAGACTGGCTGGGGCTCGGACACTCGCTTTTCGAGCACTGTGGCACAACGGCTGATGTATGTCGCCGTTCGGGTGGGCGAGGCGCACCCGGTGGGGGTCGTTCGCGTGGCGATGCCCCTGCGGACGATCACTGAACATGCTCAGGCGTTTCACCGCTTGATCTGGAGATGTACCGGGGTGGGGCTGGTGGCAGTGCTTGTTCTTGCCCTGGGTCTGGCCCGGGTGTGGAGCATGCCGATCCGTCGCCTCACGTCAACCGCTCGCCGCCTATCTCAGGGCGACCTCACTGCTCGTATGCCGGTTACCGGGAGAGACGAACTGAGTGCGCTGGCTCGGTCAATCAACCAGATGCGCGACCATCATGTCAGTCATCTTCATACCATCGACCGGCAGCGACGTACTCTGGAGTCACTCCTCGCTCAGCTCAATGAGGGCGTCGTGGCCGCCGCGCCCGGCGGGCGAATTGTACTCATGAATCCTGCAGCCATGAGACTCCTGAGTATTCCAGAATCCCTGGCGACTGAGGTAGGCTGGCTCGAAGGGCAGATTATCGAACGGTGCATCACCTCGCACGACCTGCAATCGCTGCTGCTCCCGACTGCGGGCCATATCCCGGGAGCTTCGGATCGTCCCCCTGATCTTGGCGACCGGCGAAGTCCCCAGGAGATCAGGCTACAGATCGAAGGGCCAGACGGAGAGCGACACCTGCTCGCCCGGGGCGAGGATATCTTGCTCCCGCCATCCGACCCTCAACAGGAGTTGCTCGCGGCGAGCCCCTCGCTTGTACCCGGCCGGTTGGTCGTCCTCACGGATATTACTGATCTGACCCGCACCATGCAGATCAAAGCCGATTTCGCGGTCAACGCATCACATGAACTGCGAACGCCCGTTTCCGCCATTCGCGCCGCAATCGAGACCCTCTTACAGCTCGATCCGGTCAAGGACGTCGAGGACCTTCGGCACTTCTTATCGGTCGTGGACCGACAGAGCGAGCGCATGGCCGCGATGGTCGGCGACCTCCTCGATTTGTCGCGGATCGAATCCGCGCGCAGCCGGTTCGAGCCTGTTGCGATCAGTATCCGAGAGTTGCTAGGCAACCTGGAGGCTCGGTTTCGGGAACCGATCAAGAGCAAAGGGCTGGGCTGGGAGACTTCGGTCGAGGAGCCGTTGTCTACCGTGGTGGCCAATTCCTACCTCCTGGGCTTGGTCTTGAGCAACCTGGTGGACAACGCGATCAAGTTCACCGACAGCGGCGGACGTATTCGGGTCGCCTTCCGCACTGCCAATGAGACGGAACCCAACTCCCCAAGCATGGTCATTGAAGTGGCCGACACGGGCTGCGGCATACCCGAGTCCGAACAACCACGCGTCTTTGAGCGGTTCTACCAAGTCGCCCGTGCGCGCTCCGGATCCATGCGGGGAACCGGCTTGGGACTTTCCATCGTTCGCCACGCGGTCGGAGCCATGCAAGGCACGGTTGATCTGCAGAGCCAGGTCGGCCAAGGTACTCGGATTGCCGTCACCCTGCCGATGCGATCAACCTGCCAATCTTAA